The Daucus carota subsp. sativus chromosome 9, DH1 v3.0, whole genome shotgun sequence genome window below encodes:
- the LOC108202765 gene encoding mannitol dehydrogenase translates to MAKSLETEHPAKALGWAASDTSGVLSPFKFSRRATGDNDVRFKVLYCGICHSDLHMIKNEWGFTRYPVVPGHEIVGVVTEVGSKVEKVKVGDHVGVGCLVGSCGSCDSCCDDLENHCAKQVLTYSALYFDGTITQGGYSESMVADERFIVRWPENLPLDSGAPLLCAGITTYSPLKYFALDKPGTRVGVVGLGGLGHLAVKLAKAFGAHVTVISTSESKKKEALEKLGADSFLISRDQEQLQDATSSLDGIIDTVSATHPLAPLLGLLKPNGKLVMVGGPEKPLEVPVFPLLVGRKILAGSNIGGLKETQEMLDFAAKHNITADVEVIPMDYVNTAMERLLKSDVRYRFVIDVANTLKSD, encoded by the exons TGCAAAGGCTCTTGGCTGGGCAGCTAGTGACACTTCTGGAGTTCTTTCTCCATTTAAGTTTTCAAGAAG GGCAACAGGTGATAATGATGTAAGGTTCAAAGTGTTGTATTGCGGAATATGTCATTCAGATCTTCACATGATCAAGAATGAATGGGGCTTCACCCGGTATCCTGTCGTTCCAGG ACACGAAATTGTTGGTGTGGTAACTGAAGTTGGGAGCAAAGTTGAGAAAGTCAAGGTTGGAGATCATGTCGGAGTAGGGTGCTTAGTTGGATCTTGTGGTTCGTGTGATAGTTGCTGCGACGATTTGGAGAATCACTGTGCAAAGCAGGTACTGACTTATAGTGCTCTGTATTTTGATGGAACCATTACTCAAGGAGGGTATTCTGAGTCAATGGTCGCGGATGAGCGCTTCATTGTTCGTTGGCCAGAGAATCTGCCACTTGATTCTGGTGCTCCTCTATTATGTGCTGGGATCACAACTTATAGTCCCCTGAAATATTTTGCACTCGACAAGCCTGGTACGAGGGTTGGTGTCGTAGGCTTGGGTGGGCTCGGCCATCTAGCTGTTAAGCTGGCTAAAGCTTTTGGTGCACATGTCACGGTTATAAGTACTTCTGAAAGCAAAAAGAAGGAAGCATTGGAAAAACTCGGTGCAGATTCGTTTTTGATAAGTCGTGACCAGGAACAATTGCAG GACGCAACGAGCTCACTTGATGGTATTATAGATACTGTATCTGCTACTCACCCTCTTGCTCCATTGCTTGGGCTATTAAAGCCTAATGGAAAGCTTGTCATGGTGGGTGGACCCGAAAAGCCTCTTGAGGTGCCAGTGTTCCCTTTGCTTGTCG GGAGAAAGATTCTTGCTGGGAGTAATATTGGCGGACTGAAGGAAACGCAAGAAATGCTTGATTTTGCAGCGAAGCACAACATTACAGCCGATGTTGAAGTTATTCCAATGGACTATGTTAATACTGCAATGGAGAGACTTCTGAAGTCTGATGTCCGATACAGGTTTGTCATTGACGTTGCAAATACATTGAAGAGCGACTGA
- the LOC108200330 gene encoding uncharacterized protein LOC108200330 produces MAANQKSTPVCMVELKALIYQKIGSHRAVDYFELLKSFLSLRLNKTEFDKYCTRIIGRDNIYLHNQLIRTILGSCYARNYPTLRTKNVAVAASPIAKVSSGLPVHSRFLANRERKFCDPSLLGPLGKNTELPSLGSRPPVEIVLGEDGNSLFCQKTRGLPDARSLMNILEQKLNMKGLNISVEGTNVLNNGLDCYLKKLIEPCIGLAGSRCMKERPQHITGQRVTALSGILPASGIFLPEPSHTIYATLSDFGAVMESNPRILGGNWNALREKIMLEHLKR; encoded by the coding sequence ATGGCGGCCAACCAAAAGTCTACCCCAGTTTGTATGGTAGAGCTGAAGGCGCTTATTTATCAGAAAATTGGGAGTCACAGAGCAGTGGATTACTTTGAGCTGCTCAAAAGTTTCCTTTCTCTCAGGCTGAATAAAACCGAGTTTGACAAATACTGCACGCGGATAATTGGAAGGGATAATATTTATCTTCACAACCAGCTTATTCGAACCATCCTTGGGAGTTGTTATGCTCGTAATTATCCTACATTGAGGACTAAAAACGTGGCAGTGGCAGCTTCCCCAATTGCAAAAGTTTCTAGCGGCCTCCCAGTGCATAGCAGGTTTCTGGCAAATAGAGAGCGCAAGTTTTGTGATCCAAGTCTCCTTGGCCCACTAGGGAAGAATACTGAACTACCTTCTCTTGGTAGCAGACCTCCTGTTGAAATTGTATTAGGGGAAGATGGGAATTCATTGTTCTGTCAGAAGACTCGTGGGCTTCCTGATGCTAGATCTCTGATGAACATTTTGGAGCAGAAGTTGAATATGAAGGGACTTAATATTTCTGTAGAGGGCACTAATGTCTTAAATAACGGGTTGGATTGTTACCTGAAAAAATTAATAGAGCCTTGTATAGGATTGGCAGGTTCAAGATGTATGAAGGAGCGCCCTCAGCATATAACTGGCCAAAGAGTAACTGCTTTAAGTGGAATCTTACCTGCAAGTGGGATATTTTTGCCAGAGCCATCCCACACCATATATGCTACACTTTCAGATTTTGGTGCTGTAATGGAATCCAACCCTCGCATACTTGGAGGAAACTGGAATGCGCTGCGTGAAAAGATCATGCTCGAGCATTTGAAAAgataa
- the LOC108200329 gene encoding uncharacterized protein LOC108200329: protein MVANQKSTSVGAVELKAVIYRKIGRQRTEDYFNLLKRYFSLKLKKYEFDKSCIQVIGRNNLHLHNQLIQTILKNSYVGKVPLSRAKNVVVAASPTVKVANGLPVHSRGLANRDRKFNDRPSPLGPLGKSQQSETELLSLGSRPPIEVVSVEDGEEVEQAAGSPCIQSRSPVTAPLGISMYKGARKALCSGNQQKYHSLICQQTRELPDARSLMIILEQKLEMEGLRISVDCANVLNNGLDCYLKRLIEPCIGLAGSRCMKERPQHITGQRVTALNGMLPANGIYLSKPSDSICASLSDFGVVMESNPCILGGDWAVLREKVCAQAFEE, encoded by the coding sequence ATGGTGGCCAACCAGAAGTCTACTTCAGTTGGTGCCGTAGAGCTAAAGGCAGTGATTTATCGGAAAATTGGGCGTCAGAGAACAGAGGATTACTTTAATTTGCTCAAAAGATATTTTTCTCTTAAGCTCAAGAAATATGAGTTTGATAAATCCTGTATACAGGTAATTGGAaggaataatcttcatcttCACAACCAGCTTATTCAGACTATCCTAAAGAATTCTTATGTTGGTAAAGTTCCTCTATCGAGGGCTAAAAACGTGGTAGTGGCAGCTTCCCCTACTGTAAAAGTTGCTAATGGCCTCCCAGTACACAGTAGGGGACTGGCGAATAGAGATCGCAAGTTTAATGACCGTCCAAGTCCCCTTGGCCCACTAGGGAAGAGTCAGCAAAGTGAAACGGAACTCTTGTCTCTTGGTAGCAGACCTCCTATTGAAGTTGTATCTGTGGAAGATGGGGAAGAAGTTGAGCAGGCTGCTGGAAGCCCGTGCATTCAAAGTAGAAGCCCTGTCACTGCTCCTTTGGGAATATCGATGTACAAGGGCGCACGTAAAGCACTTTGTAGTGGAAATCAACAGAAGTATCATTCTTTGATCTGTCAGCAGACTCGAGAGCTACCTGACGCTAGATCTTTAATGATTATTTTGGAGCAGAAGTTGGAGATGGAGGGCCTTAGGATTTCTGTAGACTGCGCTAATGTGTTAAACAATGGTCTGGATTGTTACCTGAAAAGATTGATAGAACCTTGTATAGGATTGGCAGGTTCAAGATGTATGAAGGAGCGCCCTCAGCATATAACTGGTCAAAGAGTAACTGCTTTAAATGGAATGTTACCTGCAAATGGGATATATTTGTCAAAGCCATCTGACTCCATATGTGCTTCCCTTTCAGATTTTGGTGTTGTAATGGAATCAAACCCTTGCATACTTGGAGGCGACTGGGCAGTCCTGCGTGAAAAGGTTTGTGCTCAAGCATTTGAGGAATAA